The Leclercia sp. S52 genome has a segment encoding these proteins:
- a CDS encoding maltoporin, with product MMITLRKVPLAVAIAAGILSAQAGAVDFKGYARSGIGWTGSGGEQQCFQATGAQSKYRLGNECETYAELKLGQEVWKEGDKSFYFDTNVAYSVSQQNDWESTSPAFREANVQGKNLIEWLPGSTIWAGKRFYQRHDVHMIDFYYWDISGPGAGIENIDLGFGKLSLAATRSSESGGSATFADRDANGDRIYDNVVPNDVFDIRLAGMEINPGGTLELGVDYGHTNIPDDFYLQPGASKDGWLFTAEHTQSMLKGFNKFVLQYGTDSMTSNGKGIPQGGNVDNDGSLLRVLDHGAITLADQWDLMYVGMYQNIDRDNNNGTEWWTVGVRPMFKWTPIMSTLLEVGYDNVKSQKTDDTNSQYKITLAQQWQAGDSIWSRPAIRVFATYAKWDEKWGYANNGDTGYTSGIAYNDTSTKTFSRGDNDEWTFGAQMEIWW from the coding sequence ATAATGATTACTCTGCGCAAAGTCCCTCTGGCGGTCGCCATTGCGGCAGGCATCCTGTCTGCCCAGGCCGGCGCTGTAGACTTTAAAGGTTATGCTCGTTCTGGCATTGGCTGGACCGGGAGTGGTGGCGAACAGCAGTGTTTCCAGGCAACAGGTGCACAAAGTAAATACCGTCTTGGTAACGAATGTGAAACCTATGCCGAACTGAAACTGGGCCAGGAAGTGTGGAAAGAAGGCGACAAGAGCTTCTACTTCGACACCAACGTAGCCTACTCTGTTTCACAGCAGAACGACTGGGAATCAACCAGCCCGGCCTTCCGTGAAGCAAACGTGCAGGGTAAAAACCTGATTGAATGGCTGCCAGGCTCTACCATCTGGGCCGGTAAGCGCTTCTATCAGCGTCATGACGTCCACATGATCGACTTCTACTACTGGGATATTTCAGGTCCTGGTGCAGGTATCGAAAACATCGATCTGGGCTTCGGTAAACTCTCTCTGGCAGCCACCCGCTCTTCTGAGTCCGGCGGTTCTGCGACCTTCGCCGATCGTGATGCGAATGGCGACCGTATTTATGACAACGTCGTGCCAAACGATGTCTTCGATATCCGTTTAGCGGGCATGGAAATCAACCCAGGCGGTACCCTGGAGCTGGGCGTTGACTACGGTCATACCAACATTCCTGACGACTTCTACCTGCAGCCTGGCGCCTCTAAAGATGGCTGGTTGTTCACTGCTGAACACACCCAGAGCATGCTGAAAGGCTTCAACAAGTTCGTTCTGCAGTACGGCACGGACTCCATGACCTCTAACGGCAAAGGTATTCCACAGGGCGGTAACGTTGATAACGACGGCTCTCTGCTGCGCGTTCTCGACCACGGTGCCATCACCCTGGCTGACCAGTGGGATCTGATGTACGTCGGTATGTACCAGAACATCGACCGTGACAACAACAACGGTACCGAGTGGTGGACCGTCGGTGTTCGTCCAATGTTCAAATGGACACCAATCATGTCCACCCTGCTGGAAGTGGGCTACGACAACGTCAAATCTCAGAAAACTGACGACACCAACAGCCAGTACAAAATCACCCTGGCACAGCAGTGGCAGGCAGGCGACAGCATCTGGTCTCGTCCGGCTATCCGTGTATTCGCAACCTACGCCAAGTGGGATGAGAAATGGGGTTACGCAAACAACGGCGATACTGGCTACACCTCTGGCATCGCGTATAACGACACCTCTACCAAAACCTTCAGCCGCGGCGACAACGATGAGTGGACCTTCGGCGCCCAGATGGAAATCTGGTGGTAA